One window from the genome of Macrobrachium nipponense isolate FS-2020 chromosome 49, ASM1510439v2, whole genome shotgun sequence encodes:
- the LOC135205283 gene encoding iron-sulfur cluster assembly 2 homolog, mitochondrial-like, whose product MLCCLRSEVTRMATTAIRSKLSKFVHCRHCRYSRCFSTKRALPLLTSKASNSSTTTSRQHILQYPSFATDAKSVSTDKHPNEGLILSDSCVTRLKEIIDDDSSFLRIIVEGGGCSGFQYKFDVDTQLSEDDRVFERDGVRVVVDETSMEYVKGSTIDYHTELIRAAFRLLDNPQAEAGCSCGASFSIKI is encoded by the exons ATGTTATGTTGCCTCAGAAGCGAAGTGACCAGGATGGCGACCACAGCAATACGTTCGAAATTGTCAAAATTCGTCCATTGCCGTCACTGTCGATATTCCAGGTGCTTTTCGACCAAGAG AGCATTACCACTGTTGACTTCAAAAGCTTCAAATAGTAGTACTACTACTAGTCGTCAGCACATCCTACAATACCCGTCATTTGCTACCGATGCCAAATCAGTAAGCACCGACAAACACCCAAATGAAGGCCTCATCCTTAGTGATTCCTGCGTTACAAGGCTCAAGGAGATAATAGATGATGATTCTTCTTTTCTTAGGATTATAGTGGAAGGTGGAGGGTGTTCAGGTTTTCAGTACAAGTTCGACGTAGATACACAATTATCTGAGGATGACAG GGTTTTTGAAAGAGATGGTGTCCGTGTTGTCGTAGACGAAACGTCAATGGAATATGTAAAAGGATCCACCATTGACTATCACACGGAACTCATTCGAGCAGCTTTCAGACTCCTAGATAATCCGCAAGCAGAAGCTGGCTGCTCGTGTGGGGCATCTTTTTCCATAAAGATATAG